One window from the genome of Hippoglossus hippoglossus isolate fHipHip1 chromosome 10, fHipHip1.pri, whole genome shotgun sequence encodes:
- the LOC117768908 gene encoding protocadherin beta-16-like: protein MGRQVLYFISMLCLKSAFAQVTYSIPEEMSKGSFVGNIAQDLGLDVKRLKLGNAHVYSGDSRVYIELNNDRGVLLIKERIDREALCGDTTPCAVHFQIVLENPMEFYSVTVEITDINDNAPNFEKNEIKFVIGESAVVGAKFDLERAVDLDVGSNSLQSYVLKPTDNFLLKLHSQADGTKNVEMVLQKPLDREKNEFISLVLTGADGGEPQMSGTMQISITVLDVNDNAPVFTQKIYKGTVAENAAKGTIVTTVSASDADHGLNGKIMYSITNTLDDVRHMFEVNEDSGEVRLIGRLDYEKKRHFQISVRARDNGGLTDSCKVIVDVVDINDNEPTIKIMSKSTVISESADPNTVVTMINIQDPDSGENGKVQCFINDNIPFLLKSTSNNFYSLVTDGELDRERSSEFNITVTCSDEGVPSLSSSVTLTLQISDVNDNAPVFERSSYEAYIVENNTPGLSVFTVKARDADWNQNARVSYILEDSSVNGVPVSSYVSVSADSGVIHAVRSFDYEQIKDFHFRVKAQDGGSPPLSSNVTVKILIQDQNDNPPQVLYPVQTGGSLVAELVPRSADVGYLVTKVVAVDVDSGQNAWLSYKLQKATDRALFEVGSQNGEIRTIRQVTDKDAVKQRLSVIVEDNGQPSRSATVVVNVAVADSFPEVLSEFTDFTHDKEYNDNLTFYLVLALAVVSFLFITCVVVIISVKIYRWRQSRVLFHSNLPVIPYYPPRYSDTLGTGTLQHVYNYEVCRTTDSRKSDCKFSGAGSQNVLIMDPSSTGTMQRIQSEKSILDEPDSPLEV, encoded by the exons ATGGGACGGCAAGTACTGTATTTTATTTCGATGCTCTGTCTGAAGTCAGCCTTCGCACAGGTCACTTACTCTATTCCGGAGGAAATGTCGAAGGGCTCTTTCGTCGGAAATATAGCCCAGGATTTAGGGTTGGATGTTAAACGACTGAAGTTGGGTAACGCTCATGTTTATTCTGGTGATAGCAGAGTATACATCGAGCTGAACAATGACAGAGGAGTCCTCCTTATCAAAGAGAGAATAGACCGAGAGGCGTTGTGCGGCGATACGACGCCGTGTGCTGTGCATTTCCAGATCGTGTTAGAGAACCCTATGGAATTTTACAGCGTCACAGTAGAAATAACAGATATTAACGATAATGCACCGAACTTTGAAAAAAACGAAATTAAATTCGTAATTGGCGAGTCTGCAGTTGTTGGGGCAAAATTTGACTTGGAACGAGCAGTGGATTTGGATGTTGGCTCAAATAGTCTTCAAAGTTACGTGCTTAAGCCAACTGATAATTTTTTATTGAAGCTGCACAGTCAAGCGGATGGcacaaaaaatgttgaaatggtTTTACAAAAACCattggacagagagaaaaacgaGTTTATATCGTTAGTGTTGACGGGTGCAGATGGAGGAGAGCCACAGATGTCGGGAACAATGCAGATTTCCATCACTGTATTAGATGTGAACGACAATGCTCCCGTTTTTACACAGAAGATTTACAAAGGAACGGTGGCTGAAAATGCTGCAAAAGGCACGATCGTGACCACCGTTAGTGCTTCAGATGCTGATCATGGTTTGAATGGTAAAATAATGTATTCAATCACAAACACATTGGATGACGTCAGACATATGTTTGAAGTAAATGAGGACAGCGGTGAAGTCAGATTGATCGGACGTTTGGATTATGAAAAGAAGAGACATTTTCAGATCAGTGTACGTGCAAGAGATAATGGAGGGCTGACGGATTCTTGTAAAGTGATTGTCGATGTAGTTGATATCAATGACAATGAACCTACGATTAAAATCATGTCTAAATCAACCGTTATATCAGAGAGTGCAGACCCCAACACAGTCGTCACAATGATAAATATCCAGGACCCCGACTCGGGTGAAAATGGTAAAGTtcagtgttttataaatgatAATATTCCGTTTTTACTGAAATCGACTTCGAATAATTTCTATAGCTTAGTGACAGACGGTGaattagacagagagagatccTCTGAGTTTAATATCACAGTGACCTGCTCTGATGAGGGCGtgccctccctctccagcagcGTCACTCTCACCTTACAAATCTCTGACGTGAATGACAACGCGCCTGTCTTTGAGAGGAGCTCATATGAGGCCTACattgtagaaaacaacacaccagGTCTCTCTGTATTCACAGTGAAAGCCAGAGACGCTGACTGGAACCAGAATGCCCGTGTTTCTTACATACTGGAGGACTCCTCTGTTAACGGAGTGCCAGTCTCCTCATATGTGTCCGTTAGTGCTGATAGTGGAGTCATCCATGCAGTGCGCTCTTTTGACTACGAGCAGATCAAAGATTTTCACTTCCGAGTCAAAGCTCAGGATGGaggctctcctccactcagtAGTAACGTGACTGTGAAAATACTGATCCAGGACCAGAACGACAACCCCCCTCAGGTTCTGTACCCAGTCCAGACTGGTGGCTCTCTGGTGGCTGAACTGGTGCCTCGTTCAGCAGATGTGGGCTATCTGGTCACTAAAGTGGTGGCTGTTGATGTGGACTCTGGACAGAATGCCTGGCTCTCCTATAAACTGCAGAAAGCCACAGACAGGGCGCTGTTTGAAGTGGGCTCACAGAATGGAGAAATAAGAACTATCCGCCAAGTCACTGATAAAGAcgcagtgaaacaaagactgagTGTTATAGTGGAGGACAACGGGCAGCCCTCTCGTTCAGCTACAGTCGTTGTTAACGTGGCGGTGGCGGATAGCTTCCCGGAAGTGCTGTCGGAGTTCACTGACTTTACGCACGACAAGGAGTACAACGACAACCTGACTTTTTACTTAGTGCTGGCTCTGGCtgtagtttccttcctcttcatcacgtgTGTAGTGGTTATTATCTCAGTGAAAATCTACAGATGGAGACAGTCTCGCGTCCTGTTTCACTCCAATCTCCCTGTGATTCCATATTATCCACCACGTTACTCAGACACTTTGGGGACAGGGACTCTCCAACACGTGTACAATTACGAGGTGTGCAGGACGACTGACTCCAGAAAGAGTGACTGTAAGTTCAGCGGAGCTGGTAGTCAGAACGTGCTGATAATGGACCCCAGTTCTACAGGGACGATGCAGCGGATACAGAGTGAAAAGAGCATCCTGGATGAACCAGACTCTCCTCTAGAG GTTTGA
- the LOC117768883 gene encoding protocadherin beta-16-like: protein MRRQVLWFFSVLCLSSVLGQVSYSIPEEMAKGSLVGNIAQDLGLDVKRLQARRARIHTGDSTEYIQLNKEKGLLVVKERIDREALCGQTTPCALHFQIALESPIEIFPVTVEITDINDNAPVFQKDEKNIEISESAVIGSKFVLEKAIDLDIGRNGLQSYTLKPNDNFILKLHGQSDGVKKVEMILQKPLDREKKEFASLLLTAVDGGEPQKSGTMQIHITVLDVNDNAPVFTQTIYKASVKENALKGTIITKVSASDADKGSNGEVSYVIGNDAIGSLDLFHITEDGQLILNGPIDFEKARNYEIDIEAVDRGGLSDSSKVSIDVGDINDNSPVINMISSSNSVGEDSRSHTVVAVMSVNDPDSEENGKVRCVINKNIPFALTATSSNLYSIVTDSDLDRETASEHNITVSCSDEGVPSLSSSVTLTLQISDVNDNAPVFERSSYEAYIVENNTPGLSVFTVKARDADWNQNARVSYILEDSSVNGVPVSSYVSVSADSGVIHAVRSFDYEQIKDFHFRVKAQDGGSPPLSSNVTVKILIQDQNDNPPQVLYPVQTGGSLVAELVPRSADVGYLVTKVVAVDVDSGQNAWLSYKLQKATDRALFEVGSQNGEIRTIRQVTDKDAVKQRLSVIVEDNGQPSRSATVVVNVAVADSFPEVLSEFTDFTHDKEYNDNLTFYLVLALAVVSFLFITCVVVIISVKIYRWRQSRVLYHSNLPVIPYYPPRYSDTLGTGTLQHVYNYEVCRTTDSRKSDCKFGGAGSQNVLIMDPSSTGTMQRIQSEKSILDEPDSPLEVRKVSHHFSLLFVITKISNVNATQFIYIFWFSPFQHLGEQHLHSIILCY, encoded by the coding sequence ATGAGACGGCAAGTACTGTGGTTTTTCTCGGTCCTGTGTCTCAGCTCAGTGCTCGGCCAGGTCAGCTACTCTATCCCCGAGGAAATGGCCAAAGGCTCCTTGGTCGGTAACATAGCTCAGGATTTAGGTTTGGATGTTAAACGACTGCAAGCGCGTAGAGCTCGTATTCACACAGGGGACAGTACAGAGTACATTCAGCTTAACAAGGAAAAAGGACTCCTCGTTGTCAAAGAGAGAATCGACCGCGAAGCTCTGTGTGGCCAGACAACGCCTTGCGCTTTGCATTTTCAGATTGCCTTAGAAAGCCCAATAGAAATATTCCCGGTTACTGTCGAAATCACAGACATTAACGACAATGCTCCAGTTTTCCAAAAGGAcgagaaaaacattgaaatcaGCGAGTCGGCAGTCATCGGCTCTAAATTTGTGTTAGAAAAAGCAATAGACCTCGATATAGGACGGAATGGTCTTCAGAGCTACACACTGAAGCCCAATGATAATTTTATACTTAAATTACACGGTCAGTCTGACGGTGTGAAGAAGGTTGAAATGATTTTACAGAAGCCTCTGgatagagagaaaaaggagTTTGCCTCCTTATTGTTGACGGCTGTAGATGGTGGAGAGCCGCAGAAGTCTGGCACTATGCAGATTCATATAACTGTGTTAGACGTTAATGACAACGCTCCTGTGTTTACACAAACAATATACAAAGCAAGTGTGAAAGAAAATGCTCTCAAAGGAACCATCATCACCAAAGTGAGTGCCTCCGATGCGGACAAAGGCTCGAATGGGGAGGTTAGCTACGTAATCGGTAATGATGCGATAGGATCTTTAGATTTATTCCACATTACCGAAGACGGTCAGCTCATTTTAAATGGGCCGATTGATTTTGAAAAGGCGAGAAATTATGAAATAGATATTGAGGCAGTTGACCGAGGGGGTCTGTCTGATTCAAGCAAAGTGAGCATTGATGTGGGTGATATTAATGACAATAGTCCTGTTATAAATATGATCTCATCATCAAATTCAGTTGGAGAAGATTCACGTTCACACACCGTGGTAGCTGTAATGAGCGTAAATGATCCTGATTCTGAAGAAAACGGGAAAGTCCGGTGTGTGATTAACAAAAATATACCATTTGCTCTTACAGCTACATCTAGTAATCTATACAGTATTGTGACAGACAGTGATTTAGACCGAGAGACAGCATCTGAGCATAATATCACAGTGAGCTGCTCTGATGAGGGAGtgccctccctctccagcagcGTCACTCTCACCTTACAGATCTCTGACGTGAATGACAACGCGCCTGTCTTTGAGAGGAGCTCATATGAGGCCTACattgtagaaaacaacacaccagGTCTCTCTGTATTCACAGTGAAAGCCAGAGACGCTGACTGGAACCAGAATGCCCGTGTTTCTTACATACTGGAGGACTCCTCTGTTAACGGAGTGCCAGTCTCCTCATATGTGTCCGTTAGTGCTGATAGTGGAGTCATCCATGCAGTGCGCTCTTTTGACTACGAGCAGATCAAAGATTTTCACTTCCGAGTCAAAGCTCAGGATGGaggctctcctccactcagtAGCAACGTGACTGTGAAAATACTGATCCAGGACCAGAACGACAACCCCCCTCAGGTTCTGTACCCAGTCCAGACTGGTGGCTCTCTGGTGGCTGAACTGGTGCCTCGTTCAGCAGATGTGGGCTATCTGGTCACTAAAGTGGTGGCTGTTGATGTGGACTCTGGACAGAATGCCTGGCTCTCCTATAAACTGCAGAAAGCCACAGACAGGGCGCTGTTTGAAGTGGGCTCACAGAATGGAGAAATAAGGACTATCCGCCAAGTCACTGATAAAGAcgcagtgaaacaaagactgagTGTTATAGTGGAGGACAACGGGCAGCCCTCTCGTTCAGCTACAGTCGTTGTTAACGTGGCGGTGGCGGACAGCTTCCCTGAAGTGCTGTCGGAGTTCACTGACTTTACGCACGACAAGGAGTACAACGACAACCTGACTTTTTACTTAGTGTTGGCTCTGGCtgtagtttccttcctcttcatcacgtgTGTAGTGGTTATTATCTCAGTGAAAATCTACAGATGGAGACAGTCTCGCGTCCTGTATCACTCCAATCTCCCTGTGATTCCATATTATCCACCACGTTACTCAGACACTTTGGGGACAGGGACTCTCCAACACGTGTACAATTACGAGGTGTGCAGGACGACTGACTCCAGAAAGAGTGACTGTAAGTTCGGCGGAGCTGGTAGTCAGAACGTGCTGATAATGGACCCCAGTTCTACAGGGACGATGCAGCGGATACAGAGTGAAAAGAGCATCCTGGATGAACCAGACTCTCCTCTAGAGGTTAGAAAGGTGTCACATCACTTTTCCTTACTATTTGTCATCACGAAAATCTCGAATGTAAATGCTACAcaatttatatacattttctggTTTTCTCCTTTTCAGCACCTTGGAGAGCAGCATTTGCACAGTATAATTTTGTGTTATTAA
- the LOC117768904 gene encoding protocadherin beta-16-like, whose translation MKRQVLFFISLLFVGAVLGQVTYSINEELSVGSVVGNVAEDLGLDVERLKSRNARVYFGDSREYIELNKARGVLLIKEQIDRETLCGQTMPCALHFQIILDKPIEFYRIIVEIVDINDNSPAFEKGDIKFKISESAVIGSKFDLEGAVDLDVGINGVQTYRLEQTDHFALKLHNQADGSRNVEMILKQPLDREKNEHLSVVLTAVDGGEPRRSGTMQILITVLDVNDNAPVFTKPIYKATVEENSPKGTVVTTVSASDADHGSNGRITYSIRSTLDSVRNLFEVNEHTGEVRLIGNIDYEKSRNYQINLRASDEGGLTDTCKVMVDILDVNDNNPLIDVMSKTNVISEDIQSGTVVTIINIQDIDDGENGKVKCAVNENIPFLLRSTENNFYSLVTDSELDRERSSEYNITVTCSDEGVPSLSSSVTLTLQISDVNDNAPVFERSSYEAYIVENNTPGLSVFTVKARDADWKQNARVSYILEDSSVNGVPVSSYVSVSADSGVIHAVRSFDYEQIKDFHFRVKAQDGGSPPLSSNVTVKILIQDQNDNPPQVLYPVQTGGSLVAELVPRSADVGYLVTKVVAVDVDSGQNAWLSYKLQKATDRALFEVGSQNGEIRTIRQVTDKDAVKQRLSVIVEDNGQPSRSATVVVNVAVADSFPEVLSEFTDFTHDKEYNDNLTFYLVLALAVVSFLFITCVVVIISVKIYRWRQSRVLFHSNLPVIPYYPPRYSDTLGTGTLQHVYNYEVCRTTDSRKSDCKFGGAGSQNVLIMDPSSTGTMQRIQSEKSILDEPDSALEVRPT comes from the coding sequence ATGAAACGGCAAGTACTGTTTTTCATCTCGCTCCTTTTTGTCGGTGCTGTGCTCGGCCAGGTCACCTACTCCATTAACGAGGAACTGTCTGTGGGCTCTGTTGTCGGTAATGTCGCAGAGGATTTGGGTTTAGATGTCGAGAGACTGAAATCACGTAATGCTCGTGTGTACTTCGGTGATAGCAGAGAATACATAGAGCTGAATAAAGCCAGGGGAGTCCTCCTAATCAAAGAACAAATAGACAGAGAAACGCTCTGCGGACAGACGATGCCTTGTGCTTTGCATTTCCAGATTATATTAGACAAACCCATTGAATTTTACAGAATAATAGTTGAAATCGTAGATATAAACGATAATTCTCCTGCCTTTGAGAAAGGtgatattaaatttaaaataagcGAGTCTGCAGTGATCGGATCTAAGTTTGATTTGGAAGGGGCGGTGGATTTAGATGTGGGAATAAATGGTGTCCAAACCTATCGCTTGGAACAGACTGATCATTTCGCTCTAAAACTACACAATCAAGCAGACGGCTCCAGGAATGTGGAGATGATTTTGAAACAACCTCTtgacagagagaagaacgagCATCTGTCTGTAGTGTTGACGGCCGTGGATGGAGGAGAGCCTCGCAGGTCTGGAACAATGCAGATTCTTATCACGGTGTTAGATGTCAATGATAACGCACCAGTTTTCACAAAGCCCATATACAAAGCTACCGTTGAAGAAAATTCACCAAAAGGCACAGTTGTGACGACAGTCAGTGCATCAGATGCCGATCACGGATCAAATGGAAGAATAACGTATTCGATCAGAAGCACGTTAGATAGTGTCCGAAATTTGTTTGAGGTAAATGAACACACTGGTGAGGTTAGATTGATTGGAAATATAGACTACGAAAAATCACGTAATTATCAAATCAATTTACGTGCGAGTGACGAGGGAGGACTAACCGACACATGTAAAGTAATGGTCGACATTTTAGATGTGAATGATAATAACCCACTGATAGATGTAATGTCTAAAACAAATGTGATATCCGAAGATATTCAAAGTGGCACTGTCGTAACAATAATTAACATCCAAGACATAGACGATGGTGAGAATGGAAAagttaaatgtgcagtaaatgaAAATATTCCGTTCTTATTGAGGTCGACTGAAAATAATTTCTATAGCTTAGTGACAGACAGTGAATTAGACCGAGAGAGATCCTCTGAGTATAATATCACAGTGACCTGCTCTGATGAGGGCGtgccctccctctccagcagcGTCACTCTCACCTTACAGATCTCTGACGTGAATGACAACGCGCCTGTCTTTGAGAGGAGCTCATATGAGGCCTACattgtagaaaacaacacaccagGTCTCTCTGTATTCACAGTGAAAGCCAGAGACGCTGACTGGAAGCAGAATGCCCGTGTTTCTTACATACTGGAGGACTCCTCTGTTAACGGAGTGCCAGTCTCCTCATATGTGTCCGTTAGTGCTGATAGTGGAGTCATCCATGCAGTGCGCTCTTTTGACTACGAGCAGATCAAAGATTTTCACTTCCGAGTCAAAGCTCAGGATGGaggctctcctccactcagtAGTAACGTGACTGTGAAAATACTGATCCAGGACCAGAACGACAACCCCCCTCAGGTTCTGTACCCAGTCCAGACTGGTGGCTCTCTGGTGGCTGAACTGGTGCCTCGTTCAGCAGATGTGGGCTATCTGGTCACTAAAGTGGTGGCTGTTGATGTGGACTCTGGACAGAATGCCTGGCTCTCCTATAAACTGCAGAAAGCCACCGACAGGGCGCTGTTTGAAGTGGGCTCACAGAATGGAGAAATAAGAACTATCCGCCAAGTCACTGATAAAGAcgcagtgaaacaaagactgagTGTTATAGTGGAGGACAACGGGCAGCCCTCTCGTTCCGCTACAGTCGTTGTTAACGTGGCGGTGGCGGACAGCTTCCCTGAAGTGCTGTCGGAGTTCACTGACTTTACGCACGACAAGGAGTACAACGACAACCTGACTTTTTACTTAGTGTTGGCTCTGGCtgtagtttccttcctcttcatcacgtgTGTAGTGGTTATTATCTCAGTGAAAATCTACAGGTGGAGACAATCTCGCGTCCTGTTTCACTCCAATCTCCCTGTGATTCCATATTATCCACCACGTTACTCAGACACTTTGGGGACAGGGACTCTCCAACACGTGTACAATTACGAGGTGTGCAGGACGACTGACTCCAGAAAGAGTGACTGTAAGTTCGGCGGAGCTGGTAGTCAGAACGTGCTGATAATGGACCCCAGTTCTACAGGGACGATGCAGCGGATACAGAGTGAAAAGAGCATCCTGGATGAACCAGACTCTGCTCTTGAGGTTAGACCTACATAA